One Theropithecus gelada isolate Dixy chromosome 17, Tgel_1.0, whole genome shotgun sequence genomic region harbors:
- the HNRNPA1L2 gene encoding LOW QUALITY PROTEIN: heterogeneous nuclear ribonucleoprotein A1-like 2 (The sequence of the model RefSeq protein was modified relative to this genomic sequence to represent the inferred CDS: substituted 2 bases at 2 genomic stop codons), producing MSKSESPKEPKQLRKLFIGGLSFETTDESLRSHFKQWGTLTDCVVMTDPNTKRSRGFGFVTYATVEEVDAAMNARPHKVDGRVVEPKRAVSREDSQRPGAHLTVKKIFVGGIKEDTEEHHLRDNFEQYGKTEVTEIMTDRGSGKKRGFAFVTFDDHDSVDKTVIXKYHTVNGHNCEVRKALSKQEMASASSSQGGRSGSGNFGGGRGGGFGGNDNFGRGGNFCGRGGFGGSHGGGGYGGSGDGYNGFGNDGSNFGGGGSYNDFGNYNNQSSNFGPMKGGNFGGRSSGPCGGGGQYFAKPXNQGGYGGSSSSSSYGSGRRF from the coding sequence ATGTCAAAGTCAGAGTCTCCTAAAGAGCCCAAACAGCTGAGGAAGCTCTTCATTGGAGGGTTGAGCTTTGAAACAACCGATGAGAGCCTGAGGAGCCACTTTAAGCAATGGGGAACGCTCACGGACTGTGTGGTAATGACAGATCCAAACACCAAGCGTTCCAGGGGCtttgggtttgtcacatatgccACTGTGGAGGAGGTGGATGCAGCTATGAATGCAAGGCCACACAAGGTGGACGGAAGAGTTGTGGAACCAAAGAGAGCTGTCTCAAGAGAAGATTCTCAAAGACCAGGTGCCCACTtaactgtgaaaaaaatatttgttggtggcattaaagaagacactgaagaacatcacCTAAGAGATAATTTTGAACAGTATGGGAAAACTGAAGTGACTGAAATCATGACTGACCGAGGCAGTGGCAAGAAAAGGGGCTTTGCCTTTGTAACCTTTGACGACCATGACTCCGTGGATAAGACTGTCATTTAGAAATACCATACTGTGAATGGCCACAACTGTGAAGTTAGGAAAGCCCTGTCAAAGCAAGAGATGGCTAGTGCTTCCTCCAGCCAAGGAGGTCGAAGTGGTTCTGGAAACTTTGGTGGTGGTCGTGGAGGTGGTTTCGGTGGGAATGACAACTTCGGTCGTGGAGGAAACTTCTGTGGTCGTGGTGGCTTTGGTGGCAGCCATGGTGGTGGTGGATATGGTGGCAGCGGGGATGGCTATAATGGATTTGGTAAtgatggaagcaattttggaggtGGTGGAAGCTACAATGATTTTGGCAATTACAACAATCAGTCTTCAAATTTTGGACCCATGAAGGGAGGAAATTTTGGAGGCAGAAGCTCTGGCCCCTGTGGCGGTGGAGGCCAATACTTTGCAAAACCATGAAACCAAGGTGGCTATGGCGgttccagcagcagcagtagctatggcagtggcagaagattttaa